The DNA window GCGGCCTTCTTTGCCGTGAGCTTGTTCGCTGCCTTCTTGGGCTTGGCAACTGCTGGTTTCTTAGCAACCGGCTTTTTCGCTGCCTTCTTGGGCGACTTTGTTGCCTTCTTAGGTGCTGGCTTCTTGGGGGATTTGGCTTTCTTGAAGGGAGTTGTTTTTGCGGCGGGTTTCTTGGCAGCCTTGGGTTTCTTTGCCGCTGGCTTCTTCGCTTTCTTTGGCTTCTCAGCCTTCACGGCGGCCTTGTTCAATTTGAACGAGCCAGAAGCTCCAGTGCCTTTTGTGTGGACTAGAGTGCCTTTCTCGCTCATGCGCTTGAGGGCCAGCTTCAAATAGGTGTCGACGTTATCCCCGACCTTGTAGTTGGCCTTGATGCATTTCTCGATGGCCTGGCGGGAAG is part of the Nematostella vectensis chromosome 13, jaNemVect1.1, whole genome shotgun sequence genome and encodes:
- the LOC125559140 gene encoding histone H1-delta-like, producing MSTAAKPAKKPAEHPKYTEMVAAAIDALKERSGSSRQAIEKCIKANYKVGDNVDTYLKLALKRMSEKGTLVHTKGTGASGSFKLNKAAVKAEKPKKAKKPAAKKPKAAKKPAAKTTPFKKAKSPKKPAPKKATKSPKKAAKKPVAKKPAVAKPKKAANKLTAKKAAKKPAKK